The genomic window GTAACCGGTAAGGAATGGGAATAAATCAGCCCGCGACCTGTGCGGATAATAGACATACCGCCGTCCCGATATTTTGGGACGGGGTATGTTGTTTATCTGGTTTATCTGGTTTGTTTGGTTTATCTGGTTAAAAAACTCTACAGCCTCCCCTCCCGTGACGGGAGGGGATTAAGGGGAGGGTGCAGCAATCTTAATCATCCTCACTCCCACAACGCTATGCGCTATGCTCTGTGCGCTAAAGGGGAGGGAAGTATAAAGACCCCCTCAGCAGAGACTGTACCGGTATTGCAAACTCAATAAACATAACAGCGGGGGCGTATAGTTATATGTCCCTGTTCTGTCTTTGGCCTGATGCTGAATGATAAGGAAATAGCGGTTATAGGTATAGGAAACACTCTGATGAGTGATGATGGGGCAGGTGTATTTGCCCTTGAAACACTTATTGAGAGATACGAACTTCCTGAGAATATCGACCCTATCGATGGTGGTACGAAGGGGCTTGAACTCCTGCCGTTCGTTGAAGGCAAAGAGAAAATCCTCTTTATAGATGCCGTTAATTTCAACAAGGCGCCGGGGTATGTCGGAGAATTGTCAAAGCATGAAATACCGGATTATTTTGCAACCAAGCTATCGGTCCATCAGATAGCACTGCCTGACCTTATTGGTGCCGGAAAGCTCCTCGGAACCCTTCCCGAGGAATTTCATCTCATAGGTATCCAGCCCTTGAGTATCGATATGGGCTATGGCATCACACCTCCGCTTAAGTCCCACTTTGATGAATTAATTGAAAGGGTGGTTGAGAAATTAAAAACATGGGGTGTTGTGCTAAGATTAAAAGAACAAAGTGAATCTCCCGGCAAGCTCTCAGACTAAAGGTCGGAGCTTGCCAATGTAAGGAAAATTTGATTAATTAGGATGGACTCATAAAAAGTCTGAAAAAGTGTTTTTTTGTCATTCCCGTGGAAACGGGAATCCAGTCTTTTCAGATAGTTACACGCTTTCTGGATTCCCGCTTTCGCGGGAATGACGACTTTTTACGAGAATATCAATTAGAGTCTGTCTATAAAGTCGAACAATTGTCGTTTTTCCGTCATTCCGGCTTGTCCGGAATCGTTCTCTAAAAATGATTCCCGACTCCAGAACGCTTTCGGGACATCCGGAGCTTATTGAAAAGAATAGATTCCGGCCTAAGGACTGCCGGAATGACAGATAGAAAAGGGAACTCTTTGACATGTGTCTTGCAATACCTTCAAAAATAATCAAGATCAACAACATGTTGGCCACCGTAGATGTGATGGGTGCCAAAAGGGACATAAGCCTTATGCTTCTTCCTGAAGAGGCGGGTGTTGGTGACTTTGTCCTCGTCCATGCCGGGTTCGCCATCCAGAAGGTCCGGGAGGATGTGGCTGAGGACTCACTGAACTTCCTTAATGAGATACTCAAAGAGATGGACAAACACCCGGAATACGAATAGGGTCCGGAGCTCTTTTCAGAAAACTATCCCTCTTGTCCTGCCTACAGTGTTTGAACGGTCGTGATAAGTGCCTTCCCTGTCTGTTCCATAAATGAAGGTGAGATGGTCACTGATGTAACTTACCCGGTGTGCTTATTCGGATTCCTGAACATGGCGGCATCTATAATCATCACAGCAGGGAGCAACGGTAATGACGGCAAACGGTCTTTACCCATCAAAGGCGTATCTTAAAACCCTGTTTACTTTCGCCATACTGAAGGGTTTCTTTAAAACACCGGTAACACCTGAGCTTTCCATATCCTCAAGTTCCGAGGACAGGGCATAGCCGGTAGAGATTATCACCTTCTGCTCAGGCCTGATATCCCGGATCTTATAGTGCACCTCCATCCCGGAAATACCCGGCATCACAAGA from bacterium BMS3Abin08 includes these protein-coding regions:
- the hypC gene encoding hydrogenase isoenzymes formation protein HypC — translated: MCLAIPSKIIKINNMLATVDVMGAKRDISLMLLPEEAGVGDFVLVHAGFAIQKVREDVAEDSLNFLNEILKEMDKHPEYE
- the comA gene encoding transcriptional regulatory protein ComA, which produces MKNGDEALKVYSERPDEFDLVILDLVMPGISGMEVHYKIRDIRPEQKVIISTGYALSSELEDMESSGVTGVLKKPFSMAKVNRVLRYAFDG
- the hybD gene encoding hydrogenase 2 maturation protease, giving the protein MLNDKEIAVIGIGNTLMSDDGAGVFALETLIERYELPENIDPIDGGTKGLELLPFVEGKEKILFIDAVNFNKAPGYVGELSKHEIPDYFATKLSVHQIALPDLIGAGKLLGTLPEEFHLIGIQPLSIDMGYGITPPLKSHFDELIERVVEKLKTWGVVLRLKEQSESPGKLSD